The DNA sequence TCTGTCACCAGGCGTTGTGACACGCATCTCCCGCGTCACGTCCACCTGCTGAGAACTCAGGGGCCGGACCGGATCCGCGCCCGCATCGCCGCCAGCCGCTCGGCGAATTCCGGGGACGCCAGCGACGCCAGCTGCGGCTCGATCTCGACGTCCACGGCGTCGGCGTGCGCGGCCAGCGACGCGGTCGTCCGCAGGCTGCGCTTGGTGGCCAGCAGGGCCTCGCGCGGCGCGGCGACGGCCGGAGCGGCGAGCTCCCGCGCGGCGGCGAGCAGGTCGTCGTGCCCGCCGTCGACCACGCGCAGCGCCAGCCCGGTGCGCACCGCCGCCCCGGCGTCCAGGGACTGCCCGAACAACGTCATCGCGGCGGCCTGCTGCGGCCCGGCCAGCCGCTGCGTCATCCACGTCATCCCGCCGCCGGGGTGCAGGCCCAGCTCCAGGAACCGCGCGACGAACTTCGCGCGCGGCCCGGCCAGCCGGACGTCCGCGGCGAGGGCGAGGTTCAGCCCGGCGCCGACGGCCGCGCCGCCGACCGCCGCGATCGTCGGCAGCGTGCAGCGCGCGACGGAGAGGAAGCCTTCGTAGATGGCGCGCAGGCCCTGCTCGTCGGCCGCGCCGAGCGCGGAGAGATCGGCCCCGGCGCAGAACGCCGGCGGCGTACCGGTGACCACGACGGCGTGCACCGACTCGTCGCGCTCCGCGGCCGCGACGGCGTCCGCGAGCTGCGAGGACAGCTCGAGCGTCAGCGCGTTGCGGCTACCGGGCGCGTCGACGGTCAGCAGGGCGACGCCGCCCGTGTGCTCGCTGACGATGCTGTCGGTCATGGGGGTAAGCGTGGCACGAGGCGGTCGTCGGTTTGCTCGGGTATGACTGGAGGCATGGGGGAACTGGTCGGCGCCCTGGTCCGGGGGTTCATCGTGGCCGCGGGCCACGTCCTGACGATGATCGACACGGCCGAGTTCTTCGGCGCCCGCCGCCGCAAGGCGCGTCAGGCCGCGCTGGCCCGAGGCGAGGGGGTGAGGATCCCGTGCGTCCTACGCGACCCGGCCCTGACCGACGGCCGCGAGCAGCAGGGAAGGCTCCTCCTGGGTGCCGGCCGGGTGCGGTGGCTGGCCCCGGGACAGCCACCGGCGGCGTTCGAGCCGGGAGAGCTGACGATGCAGGCGGCGGCCGAGCAGGCGGTCACGTTCCACGCGGGCCGGACGGAGCTGCGACTGCACCCGGACGAGGCCCCGGCGGTGCTGCGGGCCTTGGACAGCTGAGTCGCGT is a window from the Amycolatopsis sp. NBC_00355 genome containing:
- a CDS encoding enoyl-CoA hydratase — encoded protein: MTDSIVSEHTGGVALLTVDAPGSRNALTLELSSQLADAVAAAERDESVHAVVVTGTPPAFCAGADLSALGAADEQGLRAIYEGFLSVARCTLPTIAAVGGAAVGAGLNLALAADVRLAGPRAKFVARFLELGLHPGGGMTWMTQRLAGPQQAAAMTLFGQSLDAGAAVRTGLALRVVDGGHDDLLAAARELAAPAVAAPREALLATKRSLRTTASLAAHADAVDVEIEPQLASLASPEFAERLAAMRARIRSGP